In one window of Chryseobacterium phocaeense DNA:
- a CDS encoding RHS repeat-associated core domain-containing protein yields the protein MYNYTDHLGNTRLSYFKNGAGAEIIEESNYYPFGLKHEGYNVLGGNPVYKYKYNGKELQETGMYDYGARFYMPDLGRWGVVHPRSQYTHEAYSYVWNNPITFADPTGMQGELAYPDRDGRKDGEYWRDSDGEFYWDAKNSVWKDFNNGSSIITQINLLGKSKDSQNNGYAAAATLGTLNSENPVGWVILAALLGKVIYDQATKPPLQWHTTIADPGAGMRKFEN from the coding sequence GTGTATAATTACACAGATCATTTAGGAAATACAAGGTTAAGCTATTTTAAAAACGGAGCAGGAGCAGAGATTATTGAAGAGAGTAATTATTATCCTTTTGGGTTAAAGCATGAGGGGTATAATGTTTTAGGAGGAAATCCTGTGTATAAGTATAAGTACAATGGCAAGGAACTTCAGGAGACGGGTATGTATGATTACGGCGCAAGATTTTATATGCCTGACTTAGGAAGATGGGGCGTGGTACATCCGAGAAGCCAATACACTCACGAAGCATACAGCTATGTTTGGAATAATCCGATAACTTTTGCAGATCCTACCGGAATGCAGGGAGAGTTGGCTTATCCTGATAGGGACGGTAGAAAAGACGGAGAATATTGGAGAGACTCGGATGGAGAGTTTTATTGGGATGCAAAAAACAGTGTCTGGAAAGATTTTAATAATGGAAGTTCCATAATTACTCAGATTAATTTACTGGGAAAATCTAAAGATAGCCAAAATAATGGATATGCTGCTGCTGCTACACTTGGAACTCTCAATTCAGAAAATCCTGTTGGTTGGGTTATATTAGCGGCTTTATTGGGAAAGGTTATTTATGACCAGGCTACAAAACCTCCCTTACAATGGCATACAACTATTGCAGATCCCGGTGCGGGAATGAGGAAATTTGAAAACTGA
- a CDS encoding FtsB/FtsL family cell division protein — MKKTIFIAGIFAAQLTYAQLYTQGGALNQTTTPASGNVGIGIHNPHSHLEVANPDGGKITISTGGASALSSNPKYPALEFTGFQNSPKARITATEETGNTYGSKFSILVNDGNGATSLAERLSILRNGNIGIGTTAPKEKLDVSGNILAGGASSTEGINALAIRYEDGSLSNWGSLRSSAASYMSFGVKADPNVGYGWLSSNGTLNFSKVAMTMGDEGIKFLSSTPQTIAMNSPVAMNEIMKISVNGNALLQGKLEAKELKVTLTPTADFVFEENYGLPKLEDVEKHIKDKKHLPEIASAKVMEKEGVNVGEFQIKLLQKIEELTLYVIEQNKQLKDQHQKIQKLQTENADLKSAVLEIKELKDQILNKKSTATH; from the coding sequence ATGAAAAAAACAATATTCATTGCAGGCATTTTTGCCGCTCAGTTAACTTATGCACAGTTATATACTCAGGGAGGTGCTTTAAATCAGACAACAACTCCCGCATCGGGTAACGTTGGGATAGGAATTCACAACCCCCATTCGCATTTGGAGGTAGCCAACCCCGATGGCGGTAAAATAACAATTTCCACAGGTGGAGCAAGTGCGCTTTCATCCAACCCGAAATACCCTGCTTTAGAGTTTACAGGATTCCAGAACTCCCCCAAAGCAAGAATAACAGCTACCGAGGAAACAGGAAATACCTACGGCTCAAAATTTTCTATTTTAGTAAATGACGGCAACGGTGCAACAAGCTTAGCCGAAAGATTATCTATTCTCAGAAATGGGAATATAGGAATAGGAACTACTGCTCCAAAAGAAAAACTGGATGTTTCCGGTAATATTTTAGCAGGCGGAGCCAGTTCCACAGAAGGGATTAATGCACTGGCCATACGATATGAAGACGGATCACTCAGTAACTGGGGCTCATTGAGGAGTTCAGCGGCTTCCTATATGAGTTTTGGGGTTAAGGCAGATCCAAATGTAGGGTACGGTTGGCTGTCTTCCAATGGAACTCTAAATTTTTCCAAAGTAGCCATGACCATGGGCGATGAGGGCATTAAGTTTTTAAGCTCAACTCCACAAACCATTGCCATGAATTCTCCGGTAGCCATGAATGAAATCATGAAAATTTCCGTGAATGGCAATGCCCTTTTGCAAGGTAAACTGGAAGCCAAAGAGCTCAAAGTGACCCTGACGCCAACCGCCGATTTCGTTTTTGAAGAAAATTATGGCCTTCCCAAGCTCGAAGACGTGGAAAAACATATCAAAGACAAAAAGCATTTACCCGAAATAGCCTCTGCAAAAGTAATGGAAAAAGAAGGCGTAAACGTTGGTGAATTTCAGATTAAGCTGCTGCAGAAAATTGAAGAATTAACGCTGTATGTTATTGAACAAAACAAACAGTTAAAAGACCAACACCAAAAAATTCAGAAACTTCAAACTGAGAATGCAGATTTAAAAAGTGCAGTCCTGGAAATTAAAGAGCTCAAAGATCAGATCCTGAACAAGAAATCCACTGCCACCCATTAA
- a CDS encoding DUF6443 domain-containing protein, with amino-acid sequence MYKKIYISLGLLCGIYHHAQVVLTSPPAPNTEVANPQSIRMLPGFRFNSANGTFRAYIGGTSPGNPGNTYTPITVDYASSISNTENYVYTRQYLVPTEVSNGSLQQIQSVQFFDGLGRPKQSVSIKSTPTGKDLVTHIPYDAYGRQVDSWLPVPMSSQSGNIQSGVESSTNAYYQANGINDSFPFSHKNLENSPLDRILSQKNPGSGWQNKPVTFGYDTNTAGEVKKYTTVTTWFDGATSSQLSLSGTYGQAQLYKNTVTDEDGNTTIEFKNGQGQTLLVRKVISATENADTYYVYNEYDQLAFVIPPLASTSASVSDSALAHLCYQYKYDGRNRLVEKKLPGKGWEQMVYNKKDQIVLYRDTVLKNGITNFTADQSWTFTKYDQFGRVVYTGISRDGTPRQNIQNYIDNQAANASYETRGGSFTLSGLAVEYGNVSYPTSIDKILSVNYYDTYPQGAPAVPGTVLGQEVLPQATASSNVSTKSLPTASYVRNIENESWTKTYTFYDKKGRAIATHSDNHLGGYTKTESFLKFSGVPDYTLTEHKRTAGGTKINIKESFDYDHQERMVRHWHEVNNGAKELLAENLYNDLGQLQTKNVGNTTGSPLQSVKYAYNIRGWLTRLNDPANLQNKLFAYELRYNQPDSQFSGSAKYNGNISQMSWITQSDAVLRNYSYEYDALNRLKEGRFWDGMNLDRGEYHEQLTYDLNGNIKTLLRRGKQLPGYTAPEVMDDLEYHYQNSEQSNILSYLKEKGTGNALSGYPLASGATGSTITYDVNGSMITQPDKGISSIQYNYLNLPGKITQNAKVTDYTYRADGVKVKKLFGTVTTDYLDGFQYENETLKFFPTAEGYYNSETGKYVYNYTDHLGNTRLSYFKNGAGAEIIEESNYYPFGLKHEGYNVLLGNPAYKYKYNGKELQESGMYDYGARFYMADLGRWGVVDPLAETSRRWSPYTYAFNNPIRFIDPDGRESTDWVKRGNQIFFDAEITTQQQAVDKYGSNVQHLDEGSTVTSVTNGQGDGDFQYTLHDNGTVTDSSGNVMDNTQNIEARDKTIFSNCSNCLNPGTLYKNLGDLTYPGGDNPMTYKGNYSYDYKPLLFSEYPAIGHDRRYDNLKISGVSGLLTDTRAIGADYKFVAEELEIAVNPFIGAKDRAIAAGLGIGLGIAAAPKTIFKLITQPQFGPMHIENDYRESSKGVTNKPKR; translated from the coding sequence ATGTATAAAAAAATATATATAAGTTTGGGATTGCTGTGTGGAATCTATCACCATGCACAGGTGGTTCTGACCTCTCCGCCTGCGCCCAATACCGAAGTAGCCAATCCCCAGAGCATACGCATGCTCCCGGGCTTTCGCTTCAATTCTGCTAACGGAACTTTCCGGGCCTATATCGGGGGCACATCTCCTGGGAATCCCGGGAATACCTATACCCCCATTACCGTAGATTACGCTTCCAGTATCTCCAATACTGAGAATTATGTTTATACCAGGCAGTACCTCGTGCCTACGGAGGTTTCCAACGGATCCCTGCAGCAGATCCAGAGTGTTCAGTTTTTTGACGGTCTGGGGCGTCCCAAACAATCCGTGAGCATTAAGTCTACCCCTACCGGGAAAGATCTCGTAACCCATATTCCTTACGACGCCTATGGCAGGCAGGTAGACAGCTGGCTTCCCGTTCCCATGTCTTCCCAGAGCGGGAACATCCAAAGCGGGGTAGAAAGCAGTACCAATGCTTATTATCAGGCCAACGGGATCAATGATTCTTTCCCCTTCAGTCATAAAAACCTGGAGAATTCTCCCCTGGACAGGATCCTGAGCCAGAAGAATCCCGGTAGCGGCTGGCAGAATAAGCCCGTTACCTTCGGCTATGATACCAATACGGCAGGAGAAGTAAAAAAATATACCACCGTAACCACCTGGTTTGATGGAGCTACTTCCTCCCAGTTAAGCCTATCCGGAACTTACGGCCAGGCACAGCTATACAAAAACACCGTTACTGATGAGGATGGCAATACAACCATAGAATTTAAAAACGGGCAGGGGCAAACCCTTCTGGTCAGAAAAGTGATCAGTGCTACTGAAAATGCAGATACCTACTACGTATACAATGAATATGATCAGCTGGCATTTGTGATTCCTCCACTGGCATCAACCTCTGCCTCCGTATCCGATTCTGCATTGGCACACCTCTGCTATCAGTATAAGTATGACGGAAGAAACAGGCTCGTAGAAAAGAAGCTTCCCGGAAAAGGATGGGAACAGATGGTCTACAATAAAAAAGACCAGATTGTGCTCTACCGTGACACCGTGCTGAAAAACGGGATCACCAATTTTACGGCTGACCAGTCATGGACTTTTACCAAATACGATCAGTTCGGAAGAGTAGTGTATACCGGGATTTCAAGGGACGGAACGCCAAGGCAGAATATCCAGAATTATATTGATAACCAGGCGGCGAATGCTTCCTACGAAACCCGTGGAGGCAGCTTTACCCTGAGCGGACTGGCTGTAGAATACGGCAATGTTTCTTATCCGACCAGTATCGATAAAATCCTTAGCGTAAACTATTACGATACTTATCCGCAGGGAGCTCCCGCTGTTCCTGGAACTGTTCTGGGCCAGGAAGTACTGCCTCAGGCTACGGCAAGCTCAAATGTAAGCACCAAAAGCCTGCCTACCGCATCCTATGTACGGAATATTGAAAATGAGAGCTGGACCAAAACATATACCTTTTATGATAAAAAAGGAAGGGCCATCGCTACCCATTCCGATAACCACCTCGGAGGTTATACCAAAACCGAAAGCTTCCTGAAATTTTCAGGCGTACCGGATTATACGCTTACCGAGCATAAAAGAACTGCCGGCGGAACCAAAATCAATATCAAAGAAAGTTTTGACTATGACCATCAGGAAAGGATGGTGAGGCATTGGCATGAAGTAAACAACGGCGCTAAAGAACTGCTTGCAGAAAACCTTTACAACGATCTGGGCCAGCTGCAGACTAAAAATGTAGGAAATACAACCGGCAGCCCGCTGCAAAGTGTGAAGTATGCCTACAATATCAGAGGATGGCTGACCAGACTTAACGATCCCGCCAATCTGCAGAATAAACTCTTTGCGTATGAATTGAGGTATAATCAACCCGACAGCCAGTTTTCCGGATCTGCGAAATACAATGGAAATATTTCCCAGATGTCATGGATTACCCAAAGTGATGCCGTACTGAGAAATTATTCCTATGAGTATGATGCCCTTAACCGTCTTAAAGAAGGACGCTTCTGGGACGGAATGAATCTGGACCGGGGTGAATACCACGAGCAGCTTACCTACGATTTGAACGGGAATATCAAAACCCTGCTCAGAAGAGGAAAGCAGCTTCCCGGCTACACTGCTCCCGAAGTAATGGATGACCTGGAATACCATTATCAAAACAGCGAACAGAGCAATATATTATCCTACCTTAAAGAAAAAGGGACCGGTAATGCCTTAAGCGGTTATCCGCTGGCCTCCGGAGCTACAGGAAGTACAATAACGTATGATGTCAACGGAAGTATGATTACCCAACCGGATAAAGGGATTTCTTCCATTCAATATAATTATTTAAATTTACCTGGAAAGATTACCCAAAACGCCAAAGTAACGGATTACACGTACCGGGCAGACGGGGTAAAAGTGAAAAAGCTCTTTGGCACGGTAACCACAGATTATCTGGATGGTTTCCAGTATGAAAACGAAACATTAAAATTCTTCCCAACCGCAGAAGGCTATTATAATTCTGAAACCGGAAAATATGTGTATAATTACACTGATCATTTAGGAAATACAAGGCTAAGCTACTTTAAAAACGGAGCAGGAGCAGAGATCATTGAGGAGAGTAATTATTATCCTTTTGGGCTGAAGCATGAGGGGTATAATGTGTTGTTGGGAAATCCTGCGTATAAATATAAATACAACGGGAAGGAACTTCAGGAAAGTGGAATGTATGATTACGGGGCGAGATTTTATATGGCTGATCTAGGAAGATGGGGCGTTGTAGATCCGTTGGCGGAAACTTCGAGAAGATGGAGTCCTTATACATATGCTTTTAACAACCCAATAAGATTTATTGACCCAGATGGAAGAGAATCAACAGACTGGGTAAAAAGAGGAAATCAAATATTTTTTGATGCTGAAATCACTACTCAACAACAAGCAGTTGATAAATATGGTTCTAATGTTCAACATTTAGATGAAGGTTCAACGGTTACAAGTGTTACAAATGGTCAAGGCGATGGCGACTTTCAATATACATTACATGATAATGGTACTGTTACAGATTCGAGTGGAAATGTTATGGATAATACACAGAACATAGAAGCAAGGGATAAAACTATTTTCAGTAATTGTTCAAATTGTTTAAATCCTGGTACACTTTATAAAAATCTGGGTGATTTAACTTATCCTGGGGGTGATAATCCAATGACATATAAAGGGAATTATAGTTATGACTATAAACCCTTGTTATTCTCTGAGTATCCAGCAATAGGGCACGATAGAAGATATGATAATTTAAAAATTTCAGGAGTTTCTGGTCTACTTACAGATACAAGAGCAATTGGAGCTGATTATAAATTTGTTGCGGAAGAACTAGAAATTGCGGTCAATCCATTTATTGGGGCTAAAGACAGAGCTATAGCAGCAGGGCTGGGAATTGGCCTTGGTATTGCAGCAGCTCCAAAAACAATCTTTAAACTCATTACACAACCACAGTTTGGACCAATGCATATAGAAAATGATTATAGAGAATCTAGTAAGGGTGTAACCAATAAGCCTAAAAGATAA